Proteins from a genomic interval of Sparus aurata chromosome 21, fSpaAur1.1, whole genome shotgun sequence:
- the LOC115572431 gene encoding uncharacterized protein LOC115572431 isoform X3, with translation MMRFILDCLRTPGARNPKEEGDTDVVETDERALAKAAEIRVRRPQHLALELENAVAVENIELQEQQSDRKELEETLDKLEKHKEKLVQQIKTIRQLCYEESQQILSLQADEMQKESQVEEYERELARARWRLRKLREEVKQAKRKVDEAGERNNPLQDSIRQSYEEILQEEHTLCSLSGGAVTPESQLEESTSPADTTEDDLLPMKPWGRSQSLPAYADLIMRASGSSFCNNLAGTREEVDDSGTSSPKMDRSDIEDDPEEGEINSEREKEREKEESAMNANPLSQLDFYQADPFAHCQSDHDLFNEDLFPKTDSSDGFASDPFKGSDPFAADILFPEVNVGSNDGAGNVGDEADTSLSCAENKASTGTQCFESEFPDEDSDIEISYSREDLDAIAVAGDCCGFKPIQSSSEELGPEPIQGWRSQGQYSVESDPNGYELDLGAVSPPSDIEEHSLGSLAREVNMEATEGLEQGLSAGSGQAAPVLGKQALVEQEWTGEVEQTLLHDVTSIQAEEWARNIEEEPVNPVTPQNSLDYQNLIIQPDSDENRELSFELSYEPTSQSSFDPYGFKLSPEHSSHTLLDPDEAELSPEPAENELTLDDEPTSSQPDQLDFDHYGFDISSSQMPRDSDPYGFKLSPEEENQEVLDHCGHDNQEAMDLCTYDNKKQMEPSNYSNQEALEPHAHENQEVLEHCSHINQELLDLCNNGNQEVLEPSGLDNRELISNEFQEPLDLCSQDNQEVVEPYRNISIEELLEPCNYDNQEVLEPCSHGNRELLDFSLPENQEVLDLDNHGNQELLDFGSKENQDVLVSGSHDNRELLDLGSNENQELLDLGSHDNQEVLDMMSKEVFPEANNNQCIVESEPNVSPTNNSSDSDVASEDLLGLELSNSSICNKSNTSTADTLNMAVSNMSANQDFTTSNAPTSHNLLEGDLGSVFGAGGYIGCPDVADDLEPLGIRQANPVAEPVQPVRPVRPPRPSLRAKEKAQSQTQGIDLK, from the exons ATGATGCGCTTTATCCTGGACTGCCTGAGGACACCGGGCGCGAGGAACCCCAAGGAGGAAGG GGACACCGACGTCGTGGAAACGGATGAGAGAGCTCTTGCCAAAGCAGCCGAGATCAGAGTAAGAAGACCGCAGCATCTAgcgctg GAGCTGGAGAATGCTGTGGCGGTGGAGAACATAGAGCTTCAGGAGCAACAATCAGACCGCAAGGAGCTGGAAGAGACTCTGGATAAATtagagaaacataaagaaaagctGGTACAGCAGATAAAGACAATAAGACAGCTCTGCTATGAAGAGAGTCAGCAG atcctGTCTTTACAGGCAGATGAGATGCAGAAGGAGAGCCAGGTGGAGGAGTATGAGAGGGAACTTGCCAGAGCCAGGTGGAGGCTGAGAAAGctcagagaggaggtgaagcagGCCAAGAGAAAAGTGGACGAGGCTGGAGAGAGGAACAATCCTTTGCAAGACTCCATCAGACAGTCCTATGAAGAGATCCTGCAG GAGGAGCACACTCTGTGTTCTCTGTCAGGAGGTGCAGTCACTCCAGAGAGCCAGCTGGAGGAGTCGACATCTCCCGCAGACACCACTGAAGATGATCTGCTCCCTATGAAGCCATGGGGGAGGAGCCAGTCATTGCCAGCTTATGCTGACCTGATAATG AGGGCCAGTGGCTCGTCTTTCTGCAATAATCTAGCAGGTACCAGAGAAGAAGTAGATGACAGCGGGACCAGCTCACCAAAG ATGGACAGATCGGACATAGAGGATGACCCAGAGGAGGGGGAGATCAACAgtgaaagggaaaaagagagagagaaggaagagtCCGCTATGAATGCAAACCCTCTCAGCCAACTGGACTTCTACCAAGCTGACCCCTTCGCCCACTGTCAGAGTGATC ATGACCTCTTCAATGAAGACCTGTTCCCTAAAACTGACTCATCTG ATGGATTCGCTTCAGACCCTTTCAAAGGCAGTGACCCCTTTGCAGCAGATATTTTGTTCCCTGAGGTGAACGTCGGCTCTAATGACGGGGCAGGAAATGTTGGCGATGAGGCAGACACCAGTCTGTCCTGTGCTGAAAACAAAGCCTCAACGGGAACTCAGTGCTTTGAGTCTGAATTCCCAGACGAAGACAGTGACATAGAGATCAGCTACAGCCGTGAGGACCTTGATGCCATTGCTGTGGCTGGTGATTGTTGTGGATTTAAACCCATTCAGAGCTCATCAGAGGAGTTGGGGCCAGAGCCCATTCAGGGCTGGAGGTCCCAGGGTCAGTATTCCGTAGAATCAGATCCTAATGGGTATGAGCTGGACCTTGGTGCTGTCTCCCCTCCCTCTGACATAGAAGAACACAGTCTGGGATCTCTAGCTCGAGAGGTTAACATGGAGGCAACGGAAGGACTGGAGCAAG GTCTGAGTGCTGGTTCAGGTCAGGCTGCTCCTGTTCTTGGCAAACAAGCCCTTGTGGAACAAGAGTGGACAGGCGAAGTAGAGCAAACTCTGTTACATGATGTTACCTCCATTCAGGCTGAAGAATGGGCTAGAAACATCGAAGAGGAACCCGTAAACCCTGTAACTCCCCAAAACTCTCTAGACTACCAAAACCTCATTATCCAGCCTGACTCAGATGAGAACAGAGAGCTGAGCTTTGAACTGAGCTATGAACCAACCAGTCAGTCTTCCTTTGACCCATATGGGTTTAAACTCAGTCCAGAACATTCTAGTCACACCCTGTTAGACCCTGATGAAGCTGAACTAAGCCCAGAACCTGCTGAAAATGAGCTGACCCTTGATGATGAGCCCACCTCTTCTCAACCAGACCAGTTGGACTTTGATCACTATGGGTTTGACATCTCTTCCTCACAGATGCCACGAGACTCTGATCCTTATGGCTTTAAACTCAGCCCTGAGGAAGAGAACCAGGAGGTACTTGACCACTGTGGCCATGATAACCAGGAGGCAATGGACCTTTGCACATATGACAACAAGAAGCAAATGGAACCCTCTAACTATAGCAACCAGGAAGCGCTGGAACCTCATGCCCATGAAAACCAAGAAGTGCTTGAACATTGTAGCCACATTAACCAGGAACTGCTGGATTTGTGTAACAATGGAAACCAAGAAGTGCTGGAACCCTCTGGCCTTGACAACAGGGAGTTGATTAGCAATGAATTCCAGGAGCCGCTAGATCTCTGCAGTCAGGACAACCAGGAAGTGGTGGAACCCTATCGCAATATCTCCATTGAGGAACTACTTGAACCTTGTAACTATGATAACCAAGAAGTGCTGGAACCTTGTAGCCATGGCAATCGGGAACTGCTGGATTTTTCCCTACCTGAAAATCAGGAAGTGCTGGATTTAGATAACCATGGCAACCAAGAATTGCTGGATTTTGGTAGCAAAGAAAATCAGGATGTGCTTGTTTCAGGTAGCCATGACAACCGGGAACTCCTGGATCTTGGTAGCAATGAAAATCAGGAATTGCTAGACTTAGGTAGCCATGACAACCAGGAGGTACTGGACATGATGAGTAAGGAAGTTTTCCCTGAAGCAAACAATAACCAATGCATTGTGGAATCAGAGCCCAATGTCAGTCCAACCAATAACAGCTCAGACAGTGATGTGGCATCAGAGGACCTGCTGGGACTCGAACTCAGTAATTCCAGTATCTGTAACAAATCAAACACCAGTACTGCTGATACCCTCAACATGGCTGTCAGTAATATGTCTGCTAACCAGGATTTCACTACATCCAATGCTCCCACTAGTCACAACTTGTTAGAGGGTGATCTGGGCTCAGTTTTTGGGGCTGGAGGATACATCGGTTGTCCTGATGTCGCTGATGACCTAGAGCCTTTGGGCATAAGGCAGGCGAACCCAGTAGCAGAGCCAGTACAACCAGTCAGACCAGTAAGGCCTCCTCGGCCCTCGCTTAGG
- the LOC115572431 gene encoding uncharacterized protein LOC115572431 isoform X4, which translates to MMRFILDCLRTPGARNPKEEGDTDVVETDERALAKAAEIRELENAVAVENIELQEQQSDRKELEETLDKLEKHKEKLVQQIKTIRQLCYEESQQILSLQADEMQKESQVEEYERELARARWRLRKLREEVKQAKRKVDEAGERNNPLQDSIRQSYEEILQEEHTLCSLSGGAVTPESQLEESTSPADTTEDDLLPMKPWGRSQSLPAYADLIMRASGSSFCNNLAGTREEVDDSGTSSPKMDRSDIEDDPEEGEINSEREKEREKEESAMNANPLSQLDFYQADPFAHCQSDHDLFNEDLFPKTDSSDGFASDPFKGSDPFAADILFPEVNVGSNDGAGNVGDEADTSLSCAENKASTGTQCFESEFPDEDSDIEISYSREDLDAIAVAGDCCGFKPIQSSSEELGPEPIQGWRSQGQYSVESDPNGYELDLGAVSPPSDIEEHSLGSLAREVNMEATEGLEQGLSAGSGQAAPVLGKQALVEQEWTGEVEQTLLHDVTSIQAEEWARNIEEEPVNPVTPQNSLDYQNLIIQPDSDENRELSFELSYEPTSQSSFDPYGFKLSPEHSSHTLLDPDEAELSPEPAENELTLDDEPTSSQPDQLDFDHYGFDISSSQMPRDSDPYGFKLSPEEENQEVLDHCGHDNQEAMDLCTYDNKKQMEPSNYSNQEALEPHAHENQEVLEHCSHINQELLDLCNNGNQEVLEPSGLDNRELISNEFQEPLDLCSQDNQEVVEPYRNISIEELLEPCNYDNQEVLEPCSHGNRELLDFSLPENQEVLDLDNHGNQELLDFGSKENQDVLVSGSHDNRELLDLGSNENQELLDLGSHDNQEVLDMMSKEVFPEANNNQCIVESEPNVSPTNNSSDSDVASEDLLGLELSNSSICNKSNTSTADTLNMAVSNMSANQDFTTSNAPTSHNLLEGDLGSVFGAGGYIGCPDVADDLEPLGIRQANPVAEPVQPVRPVRPPRPSLRAKEKAQSQTQGIDLK; encoded by the exons ATGATGCGCTTTATCCTGGACTGCCTGAGGACACCGGGCGCGAGGAACCCCAAGGAGGAAGG GGACACCGACGTCGTGGAAACGGATGAGAGAGCTCTTGCCAAAGCAGCCGAGATCAGA GAGCTGGAGAATGCTGTGGCGGTGGAGAACATAGAGCTTCAGGAGCAACAATCAGACCGCAAGGAGCTGGAAGAGACTCTGGATAAATtagagaaacataaagaaaagctGGTACAGCAGATAAAGACAATAAGACAGCTCTGCTATGAAGAGAGTCAGCAG atcctGTCTTTACAGGCAGATGAGATGCAGAAGGAGAGCCAGGTGGAGGAGTATGAGAGGGAACTTGCCAGAGCCAGGTGGAGGCTGAGAAAGctcagagaggaggtgaagcagGCCAAGAGAAAAGTGGACGAGGCTGGAGAGAGGAACAATCCTTTGCAAGACTCCATCAGACAGTCCTATGAAGAGATCCTGCAG GAGGAGCACACTCTGTGTTCTCTGTCAGGAGGTGCAGTCACTCCAGAGAGCCAGCTGGAGGAGTCGACATCTCCCGCAGACACCACTGAAGATGATCTGCTCCCTATGAAGCCATGGGGGAGGAGCCAGTCATTGCCAGCTTATGCTGACCTGATAATG AGGGCCAGTGGCTCGTCTTTCTGCAATAATCTAGCAGGTACCAGAGAAGAAGTAGATGACAGCGGGACCAGCTCACCAAAG ATGGACAGATCGGACATAGAGGATGACCCAGAGGAGGGGGAGATCAACAgtgaaagggaaaaagagagagagaaggaagagtCCGCTATGAATGCAAACCCTCTCAGCCAACTGGACTTCTACCAAGCTGACCCCTTCGCCCACTGTCAGAGTGATC ATGACCTCTTCAATGAAGACCTGTTCCCTAAAACTGACTCATCTG ATGGATTCGCTTCAGACCCTTTCAAAGGCAGTGACCCCTTTGCAGCAGATATTTTGTTCCCTGAGGTGAACGTCGGCTCTAATGACGGGGCAGGAAATGTTGGCGATGAGGCAGACACCAGTCTGTCCTGTGCTGAAAACAAAGCCTCAACGGGAACTCAGTGCTTTGAGTCTGAATTCCCAGACGAAGACAGTGACATAGAGATCAGCTACAGCCGTGAGGACCTTGATGCCATTGCTGTGGCTGGTGATTGTTGTGGATTTAAACCCATTCAGAGCTCATCAGAGGAGTTGGGGCCAGAGCCCATTCAGGGCTGGAGGTCCCAGGGTCAGTATTCCGTAGAATCAGATCCTAATGGGTATGAGCTGGACCTTGGTGCTGTCTCCCCTCCCTCTGACATAGAAGAACACAGTCTGGGATCTCTAGCTCGAGAGGTTAACATGGAGGCAACGGAAGGACTGGAGCAAG GTCTGAGTGCTGGTTCAGGTCAGGCTGCTCCTGTTCTTGGCAAACAAGCCCTTGTGGAACAAGAGTGGACAGGCGAAGTAGAGCAAACTCTGTTACATGATGTTACCTCCATTCAGGCTGAAGAATGGGCTAGAAACATCGAAGAGGAACCCGTAAACCCTGTAACTCCCCAAAACTCTCTAGACTACCAAAACCTCATTATCCAGCCTGACTCAGATGAGAACAGAGAGCTGAGCTTTGAACTGAGCTATGAACCAACCAGTCAGTCTTCCTTTGACCCATATGGGTTTAAACTCAGTCCAGAACATTCTAGTCACACCCTGTTAGACCCTGATGAAGCTGAACTAAGCCCAGAACCTGCTGAAAATGAGCTGACCCTTGATGATGAGCCCACCTCTTCTCAACCAGACCAGTTGGACTTTGATCACTATGGGTTTGACATCTCTTCCTCACAGATGCCACGAGACTCTGATCCTTATGGCTTTAAACTCAGCCCTGAGGAAGAGAACCAGGAGGTACTTGACCACTGTGGCCATGATAACCAGGAGGCAATGGACCTTTGCACATATGACAACAAGAAGCAAATGGAACCCTCTAACTATAGCAACCAGGAAGCGCTGGAACCTCATGCCCATGAAAACCAAGAAGTGCTTGAACATTGTAGCCACATTAACCAGGAACTGCTGGATTTGTGTAACAATGGAAACCAAGAAGTGCTGGAACCCTCTGGCCTTGACAACAGGGAGTTGATTAGCAATGAATTCCAGGAGCCGCTAGATCTCTGCAGTCAGGACAACCAGGAAGTGGTGGAACCCTATCGCAATATCTCCATTGAGGAACTACTTGAACCTTGTAACTATGATAACCAAGAAGTGCTGGAACCTTGTAGCCATGGCAATCGGGAACTGCTGGATTTTTCCCTACCTGAAAATCAGGAAGTGCTGGATTTAGATAACCATGGCAACCAAGAATTGCTGGATTTTGGTAGCAAAGAAAATCAGGATGTGCTTGTTTCAGGTAGCCATGACAACCGGGAACTCCTGGATCTTGGTAGCAATGAAAATCAGGAATTGCTAGACTTAGGTAGCCATGACAACCAGGAGGTACTGGACATGATGAGTAAGGAAGTTTTCCCTGAAGCAAACAATAACCAATGCATTGTGGAATCAGAGCCCAATGTCAGTCCAACCAATAACAGCTCAGACAGTGATGTGGCATCAGAGGACCTGCTGGGACTCGAACTCAGTAATTCCAGTATCTGTAACAAATCAAACACCAGTACTGCTGATACCCTCAACATGGCTGTCAGTAATATGTCTGCTAACCAGGATTTCACTACATCCAATGCTCCCACTAGTCACAACTTGTTAGAGGGTGATCTGGGCTCAGTTTTTGGGGCTGGAGGATACATCGGTTGTCCTGATGTCGCTGATGACCTAGAGCCTTTGGGCATAAGGCAGGCGAACCCAGTAGCAGAGCCAGTACAACCAGTCAGACCAGTAAGGCCTCCTCGGCCCTCGCTTAGG
- the LOC115572431 gene encoding uncharacterized protein LOC115572431 isoform X2 yields MEEPAVQHEKIEGSWEGGHDGGKADWKNECSLSALLKHSCLLCWSSPRDTDVVETDERALAKAAEIRELENAVAVENIELQEQQSDRKELEETLDKLEKHKEKLVQQIKTIRQLCYEESQQILSLQADEMQKESQVEEYERELARARWRLRKLREEVKQAKRKVDEAGERNNPLQDSIRQSYEEILQEEHTLCSLSGGAVTPESQLEESTSPADTTEDDLLPMKPWGRSQSLPAYADLIMRASGSSFCNNLAGTREEVDDSGTSSPKMDRSDIEDDPEEGEINSEREKEREKEESAMNANPLSQLDFYQADPFAHCQSDHDLFNEDLFPKTDSSDGFASDPFKGSDPFAADILFPEVNVGSNDGAGNVGDEADTSLSCAENKASTGTQCFESEFPDEDSDIEISYSREDLDAIAVAGDCCGFKPIQSSSEELGPEPIQGWRSQGQYSVESDPNGYELDLGAVSPPSDIEEHSLGSLAREVNMEATEGLEQGLSAGSGQAAPVLGKQALVEQEWTGEVEQTLLHDVTSIQAEEWARNIEEEPVNPVTPQNSLDYQNLIIQPDSDENRELSFELSYEPTSQSSFDPYGFKLSPEHSSHTLLDPDEAELSPEPAENELTLDDEPTSSQPDQLDFDHYGFDISSSQMPRDSDPYGFKLSPEEENQEVLDHCGHDNQEAMDLCTYDNKKQMEPSNYSNQEALEPHAHENQEVLEHCSHINQELLDLCNNGNQEVLEPSGLDNRELISNEFQEPLDLCSQDNQEVVEPYRNISIEELLEPCNYDNQEVLEPCSHGNRELLDFSLPENQEVLDLDNHGNQELLDFGSKENQDVLVSGSHDNRELLDLGSNENQELLDLGSHDNQEVLDMMSKEVFPEANNNQCIVESEPNVSPTNNSSDSDVASEDLLGLELSNSSICNKSNTSTADTLNMAVSNMSANQDFTTSNAPTSHNLLEGDLGSVFGAGGYIGCPDVADDLEPLGIRQANPVAEPVQPVRPVRPPRPSLRAKEKAQSQTQGIDLK; encoded by the exons ATGGAGGAGCCAGCAGTGCAGCACGAAAAAATAGAGGGATCATGGGAAGGAGGGCATGATGGGGGAAAGGCAGACTGGAAGAATGAGTGTTCCCTCTCCGCCCTCCTTAAACactcctgtctcctctgctggTCATCTCCCAGGGACACCGACGTCGTGGAAACGGATGAGAGAGCTCTTGCCAAAGCAGCCGAGATCAGA GAGCTGGAGAATGCTGTGGCGGTGGAGAACATAGAGCTTCAGGAGCAACAATCAGACCGCAAGGAGCTGGAAGAGACTCTGGATAAATtagagaaacataaagaaaagctGGTACAGCAGATAAAGACAATAAGACAGCTCTGCTATGAAGAGAGTCAGCAG atcctGTCTTTACAGGCAGATGAGATGCAGAAGGAGAGCCAGGTGGAGGAGTATGAGAGGGAACTTGCCAGAGCCAGGTGGAGGCTGAGAAAGctcagagaggaggtgaagcagGCCAAGAGAAAAGTGGACGAGGCTGGAGAGAGGAACAATCCTTTGCAAGACTCCATCAGACAGTCCTATGAAGAGATCCTGCAG GAGGAGCACACTCTGTGTTCTCTGTCAGGAGGTGCAGTCACTCCAGAGAGCCAGCTGGAGGAGTCGACATCTCCCGCAGACACCACTGAAGATGATCTGCTCCCTATGAAGCCATGGGGGAGGAGCCAGTCATTGCCAGCTTATGCTGACCTGATAATG AGGGCCAGTGGCTCGTCTTTCTGCAATAATCTAGCAGGTACCAGAGAAGAAGTAGATGACAGCGGGACCAGCTCACCAAAG ATGGACAGATCGGACATAGAGGATGACCCAGAGGAGGGGGAGATCAACAgtgaaagggaaaaagagagagagaaggaagagtCCGCTATGAATGCAAACCCTCTCAGCCAACTGGACTTCTACCAAGCTGACCCCTTCGCCCACTGTCAGAGTGATC ATGACCTCTTCAATGAAGACCTGTTCCCTAAAACTGACTCATCTG ATGGATTCGCTTCAGACCCTTTCAAAGGCAGTGACCCCTTTGCAGCAGATATTTTGTTCCCTGAGGTGAACGTCGGCTCTAATGACGGGGCAGGAAATGTTGGCGATGAGGCAGACACCAGTCTGTCCTGTGCTGAAAACAAAGCCTCAACGGGAACTCAGTGCTTTGAGTCTGAATTCCCAGACGAAGACAGTGACATAGAGATCAGCTACAGCCGTGAGGACCTTGATGCCATTGCTGTGGCTGGTGATTGTTGTGGATTTAAACCCATTCAGAGCTCATCAGAGGAGTTGGGGCCAGAGCCCATTCAGGGCTGGAGGTCCCAGGGTCAGTATTCCGTAGAATCAGATCCTAATGGGTATGAGCTGGACCTTGGTGCTGTCTCCCCTCCCTCTGACATAGAAGAACACAGTCTGGGATCTCTAGCTCGAGAGGTTAACATGGAGGCAACGGAAGGACTGGAGCAAG GTCTGAGTGCTGGTTCAGGTCAGGCTGCTCCTGTTCTTGGCAAACAAGCCCTTGTGGAACAAGAGTGGACAGGCGAAGTAGAGCAAACTCTGTTACATGATGTTACCTCCATTCAGGCTGAAGAATGGGCTAGAAACATCGAAGAGGAACCCGTAAACCCTGTAACTCCCCAAAACTCTCTAGACTACCAAAACCTCATTATCCAGCCTGACTCAGATGAGAACAGAGAGCTGAGCTTTGAACTGAGCTATGAACCAACCAGTCAGTCTTCCTTTGACCCATATGGGTTTAAACTCAGTCCAGAACATTCTAGTCACACCCTGTTAGACCCTGATGAAGCTGAACTAAGCCCAGAACCTGCTGAAAATGAGCTGACCCTTGATGATGAGCCCACCTCTTCTCAACCAGACCAGTTGGACTTTGATCACTATGGGTTTGACATCTCTTCCTCACAGATGCCACGAGACTCTGATCCTTATGGCTTTAAACTCAGCCCTGAGGAAGAGAACCAGGAGGTACTTGACCACTGTGGCCATGATAACCAGGAGGCAATGGACCTTTGCACATATGACAACAAGAAGCAAATGGAACCCTCTAACTATAGCAACCAGGAAGCGCTGGAACCTCATGCCCATGAAAACCAAGAAGTGCTTGAACATTGTAGCCACATTAACCAGGAACTGCTGGATTTGTGTAACAATGGAAACCAAGAAGTGCTGGAACCCTCTGGCCTTGACAACAGGGAGTTGATTAGCAATGAATTCCAGGAGCCGCTAGATCTCTGCAGTCAGGACAACCAGGAAGTGGTGGAACCCTATCGCAATATCTCCATTGAGGAACTACTTGAACCTTGTAACTATGATAACCAAGAAGTGCTGGAACCTTGTAGCCATGGCAATCGGGAACTGCTGGATTTTTCCCTACCTGAAAATCAGGAAGTGCTGGATTTAGATAACCATGGCAACCAAGAATTGCTGGATTTTGGTAGCAAAGAAAATCAGGATGTGCTTGTTTCAGGTAGCCATGACAACCGGGAACTCCTGGATCTTGGTAGCAATGAAAATCAGGAATTGCTAGACTTAGGTAGCCATGACAACCAGGAGGTACTGGACATGATGAGTAAGGAAGTTTTCCCTGAAGCAAACAATAACCAATGCATTGTGGAATCAGAGCCCAATGTCAGTCCAACCAATAACAGCTCAGACAGTGATGTGGCATCAGAGGACCTGCTGGGACTCGAACTCAGTAATTCCAGTATCTGTAACAAATCAAACACCAGTACTGCTGATACCCTCAACATGGCTGTCAGTAATATGTCTGCTAACCAGGATTTCACTACATCCAATGCTCCCACTAGTCACAACTTGTTAGAGGGTGATCTGGGCTCAGTTTTTGGGGCTGGAGGATACATCGGTTGTCCTGATGTCGCTGATGACCTAGAGCCTTTGGGCATAAGGCAGGCGAACCCAGTAGCAGAGCCAGTACAACCAGTCAGACCAGTAAGGCCTCCTCGGCCCTCGCTTAGG